From Verrucomicrobiia bacterium, the proteins below share one genomic window:
- a CDS encoding peptidase: MNAHPTHPSSRSDVIAIPHRSGPLTRWLALAPLLAIAVAPGAGAVSLSITLDLGSGFSPSQVSAIHAARDAWQSWLYDYQPAVLEAGPRPNPVVTVQTFTDALGGVLAQAGPTEAISQGGFVLATEGIMLFDTADLPGLESSGTFYDVVLHELAHVLGFGTLWVDNGLYLTAGQYTGTHALNAWRTEFNQPDATFVPVETTGGAGTAHAHWDEVHGGALDTGITQTGTGLDMRFELMTGWLNAPTFVSATTLESFRDLGFAPVPEPAEVAMVLAGICLGFGLVRGAGRGRWKRFSAVSR; encoded by the coding sequence ATGAACGCTCATCCCACCCACCCTTCGAGTCGATCCGACGTCATCGCCATCCCTCACCGATCCGGCCCTCTGACCCGCTGGCTTGCCCTGGCACCACTTCTGGCGATTGCCGTGGCACCGGGCGCCGGTGCCGTCAGCCTGAGCATCACCCTCGACCTGGGGAGCGGTTTCTCGCCCTCGCAAGTCTCGGCCATTCATGCCGCGCGGGACGCCTGGCAATCGTGGCTGTACGACTATCAGCCGGCGGTGCTGGAGGCCGGGCCGCGTCCCAACCCGGTGGTGACGGTGCAGACCTTCACCGATGCGTTGGGGGGAGTGCTCGCCCAGGCCGGTCCGACCGAGGCGATTTCGCAGGGGGGGTTTGTGCTGGCGACCGAGGGGATCATGCTGTTCGACACGGCGGATCTGCCGGGCCTGGAATCCTCCGGGACCTTCTACGACGTGGTGCTGCATGAGCTGGCCCACGTGCTCGGCTTCGGGACCTTGTGGGTGGACAATGGCCTGTACCTTACCGCCGGCCAGTACACGGGCACCCATGCGCTGAATGCCTGGCGCACCGAATTCAACCAGCCCGATGCCACCTTCGTGCCGGTCGAAACCACCGGGGGGGCGGGAACCGCCCACGCCCACTGGGACGAAGTTCATGGAGGCGCCTTGGACACGGGCATCACCCAGACCGGCACCGGACTGGACATGCGGTTCGAACTCATGACCGGTTGGTTGAACGCGCCGACGTTCGTCAGCGCCACGACCCTCGAGTCGTTCCGGGATCTCGGTTTCGCCCCGGTGCCCGAGCCTGCGGAGGTGGCCATGGTCCTGGCCGGGATCTGCCTCGGCTTCGGTCTCGTCCGGGGGGCGGGACGGGGGCGGTGGAAGCGGTTCTCAGCCGTCAGTCGATGA